The following proteins are co-located in the Apium graveolens cultivar Ventura chromosome 5, ASM990537v1, whole genome shotgun sequence genome:
- the LOC141660751 gene encoding uncharacterized protein LOC141660751 produces the protein MATFAMHPDKASGMDRLNPSFFQAYWSIVAKDVCNFCQGFFETGDLPENMNTILACLIPKVKHPKKEQQSVFIENRLLTNNVLVAFEVNHHIHRNIQGAMWVVGLKVDVLKAYDMLEWTFIEYMHQKFDSPRLWIDRIMKCIKTVSFSPNTKVEDRAEMCAIIQVQKTEAPGKYLGMPMRIGMNKMEVFGFIIDKVQQKLQGWTHKDISEQERKMNRFMWGRGALGKGIKWMAWSKMCMPKGCGGLGVRELRRFNLSMLAKQCWRLLNQTNGFVTEIIKDMYYPNKSLLEAQVGKVHVISGGP, from the exons ATGGCTACATTTGCTATGCACCCAGATAAAGCTTCAGGCATGGATAGGTTGAATCCGTCATTTTTTCAAGCATATTGGAGTATAGTTGCAAAAGATGTCTGTAATTTTTGCCAGGGATTTTTTGAAACAGGTGATCTACCTGAAAATATGAATACAATATTGGCATGTCTGATCCCCAAAGTGAAGCATCCAAAGAAG GAACAACAAAGTGTGTTTATTGAGAATCGTCTTTTGACAAATAATGTACTGGTGGCTTTTGAGGTGAACCACCACATTCATCGAAATATACAAGGAGCAATGTGGGTTGTTGGTTTGAAGGTTGATGTGCTGAAGGCATATGACATGTTAGAATGGACCTTTATTGAGTATATGCATCAGAAATTTGATTCCCCTCGGCTTTGGATAGATCGTATCATGAAGTGCATAAAAACGGTAAG TTTTAGTCCGAACACAAAGGTGGAGGATAGGGCAGAAATGTGTGCAATTATACAAGTCCAAAAAACTGAAGCACCAGGAAAGTATCTTGGCATGCCTATGCGGATAGGAATGAATAAAATGGAAGTATTTGGATTTATAATAGACAAGGTCCAACAAAAGTTGCAAGGATGGACGCATAAAGATATTTCTGAGCAAG AGAGAAAGATGAATCGCTTCATGTGGGGAAGGGGAGCATTGGGCAAAGGGATTAAATGGATGGCCTGGTCAAAGATGTGTATGCCTAAGGGGTGTGGAGGTTTAGGAGTTAGAGAGTTGAGGAGATTTAATCTTTCTATGTTGGCTAAACAGTGTTGGCGGTTGCTCAATCAAACAAATGGATTCGTAACTGAGATAATAAAGGACATGTATTATCCTAATAAGTCTCTTCTTGAAGCACAGGTGGGGAAAGTCCATGTTATATCTGGAGGACCTTAA